The Devosia sp. MC521 genome has a segment encoding these proteins:
- a CDS encoding ferric reductase-like transmembrane domain-containing protein, with product MRTGSILQLLPLFDPQGRFSALKSLTLVLLALPALWLAHGFTSGEWDFPSPYIPLIYHSGLWTAYLLLAALAITPLRKILRWSKLLQIRRMIGVASYFYLVVHLYAWIGLRYYNVETLLIEGLSRPSLWLATISLFIFTALTITSLDCAVQRMGGENWRRLHRLTYTATIAGLIHFLLSPGSIVGTPFLLPGIFLWLMVWRWLDKRDRGTSPFLLLVLTITTAVITVLLQLLWLSAFQTAPQPVEPWSTTFFALSPDTWEYLGFPPVLVVLILGGLASLCAAFRQKRMT from the coding sequence ATGCGTACTGGATCTATTCTACAACTGCTGCCGTTGTTCGACCCACAGGGGCGCTTCTCAGCTCTAAAGTCATTGACGCTAGTGCTTCTGGCCTTGCCTGCTCTGTGGCTGGCTCACGGCTTTACATCGGGCGAATGGGACTTCCCCTCACCCTATATTCCGCTCATCTACCATTCCGGACTTTGGACCGCATACCTGCTTTTGGCAGCGCTGGCCATCACGCCCTTACGCAAGATTTTGCGGTGGAGTAAGCTCCTCCAAATTCGGCGCATGATCGGCGTGGCCAGCTACTTCTACCTCGTCGTGCATCTCTACGCTTGGATTGGGTTGCGGTACTACAATGTGGAGACACTGCTGATCGAAGGCCTGTCCCGCCCCTCACTTTGGCTCGCCACTATCTCCCTTTTCATCTTCACGGCCCTCACCATCACCTCGCTCGACTGCGCCGTTCAGCGCATGGGCGGCGAGAATTGGCGGCGCCTTCACCGCCTCACCTATACGGCGACGATCGCCGGCCTCATCCATTTCCTGCTCTCCCCCGGCTCGATCGTTGGCACGCCGTTTTTACTGCCGGGGATATTCCTTTGGCTGATGGTTTGGCGTTGGCTGGACAAGCGCGACCGAGGGACATCCCCCTTCCTCTTGCTCGTGCTCACAATCACCACCGCAGTGATCACTGTCCTACTGCAATTGCTCTGGCTCAGTGCGTTCCAAACCGCACCACAACCGGTAGAACCGTGGAGCACAACATTTTTCGCGCTGTCACCAGACACATGGGAGTACTTGGGCTTTCCACCAGTGCTTGTGGTATTGATTTTGGGTGGACTGGCCAGCCTATGCGCCGCGTTCAGGCAGAAGCGGATGACATGA